A genome region from Arthrobacter agilis includes the following:
- the rpmC gene encoding 50S ribosomal protein L29 has product MALGSKELATDQLDGFDKDRLVEELRKAKEELFNLRFQSATGQLESHGRLRSVKRDIARIYTVLRERELGIRPEVVAPVEEAKPAKEEKPKKAKKASKDAPSVDTEASEEDAK; this is encoded by the coding sequence ATGGCTCTGGGTTCAAAGGAACTGGCAACAGACCAGCTGGACGGCTTCGATAAGGACCGCCTGGTGGAAGAACTGCGCAAGGCCAAGGAGGAGCTGTTCAACCTCCGTTTCCAGTCGGCCACCGGCCAGCTCGAAAGCCACGGTCGCCTTCGTTCGGTGAAGCGCGACATCGCCCGCATCTACACGGTGCTGCGCGAGCGTGAACTGGGTATCCGCCCCGAGGTCGTCGCTCCCGTCGAGGAAGCGAAGCCCGCGAAGGAGGAGAAGCCCAAGAAAGCCAAGAAGGCCTCCAAGGACGCACCGTCCGTGGACACCGAGGCTTCTGAGGAGGACGCCAAATGA
- the rplO gene encoding 50S ribosomal protein L15, translating to MAENNTAAPAATEAKAERVHALKVHHLRPAPGAKTAKTRVGRGEGSKGKTAGRGTKGTAARYQVKAGFAGGQLPLHMRLPKLRGFKNPFRVEFQVVNLDKLSELYPAGGDVTVESLVANGAVRKNQPVKVLGTGEITVAVNVSADAFSASAAEKITAAGGTVTEL from the coding sequence ATGGCAGAGAACAACACCGCGGCTCCGGCCGCAACCGAGGCCAAGGCCGAGCGCGTCCACGCACTCAAGGTCCACCACCTCCGCCCCGCACCGGGTGCCAAGACGGCGAAGACCCGTGTCGGCCGTGGTGAGGGTTCGAAGGGTAAGACCGCAGGCCGTGGCACCAAGGGAACCGCAGCCCGCTACCAGGTGAAGGCAGGATTTGCCGGCGGCCAGCTGCCGCTGCACATGCGACTTCCCAAGCTGCGCGGCTTCAAGAACCCGTTCCGCGTCGAGTTCCAGGTCGTGAACCTGGACAAGCTGTCCGAGCTCTACCCGGCCGGCGGCGACGTCACGGTCGAGAGCCTGGTGGCCAACGGTGCCGTCCGCAAGAACCAGCCCGTGAAGGTGCTGGGGACCGGCGAGATCACCGTGGCCGTCAACGTCTCGGCTGACGCCTTCTCCGCATCCGCTGCAGAGAAGATCACCGCAGCCGGCGGGACCGTCACCGAGCTGTAG
- the rpsQ gene encoding 30S ribosomal protein S17 has protein sequence MSEQQSETTVGTEKAVHDADSRGYRKVRRGYVVSDKMEKTIVVEVEDRVKHGLYGKVLRRSSKVKAHDEQNTAGIGDMVLISETRPLSATKRWRLVEVIEKAK, from the coding sequence ATGAGTGAGCAGCAGAGCGAGACGACCGTAGGAACCGAGAAGGCCGTCCACGACGCCGACTCGCGCGGCTACCGCAAGGTACGCCGTGGCTACGTCGTGTCGGACAAGATGGAGAAGACCATCGTCGTCGAGGTCGAGGACCGCGTGAAGCACGGCCTGTACGGCAAGGTGCTTCGCCGCAGCTCCAAGGTCAAGGCGCACGACGAGCAGAACACCGCCGGCATCGGCGACATGGTCCTGATCAGCGAGACCCGCCCCCTGTCCGCCACCAAGCGGTGGCGCCTGGTCGAGGTCATCGAGAAGGCCAAGTAA
- the rplN gene encoding 50S ribosomal protein L14, whose protein sequence is MIQQESRLKVADNTGAKEILTIRVLGGSGRRYAGIGDVIVATVKDAIPGGNVKKGDVVKAVIVRTKKERRRADGSYIKFDENAAVILKNDGDPRGTRIFGPVGRELRDKRFMKIISLAPEVL, encoded by the coding sequence GTGATTCAGCAGGAGTCGCGGCTAAAGGTCGCCGACAACACGGGGGCCAAGGAAATCTTGACCATCCGCGTTCTCGGAGGATCCGGGCGCCGCTACGCAGGCATCGGCGACGTCATCGTCGCCACCGTGAAGGACGCGATCCCGGGCGGCAACGTCAAGAAGGGCGACGTCGTCAAGGCGGTCATCGTCCGCACCAAGAAGGAACGCCGCCGCGCGGACGGTTCCTACATCAAGTTTGATGAGAACGCAGCAGTGATCCTGAAGAACGACGGCGACCCCCGCGGTACCCGTATCTTCGGCCCTGTCGGTCGCGAGCTCCGCGACAAGCGTTTCATGAAGATCATCTCGCTGGCGCCGGAGGTGCTGTAG
- the rplR gene encoding 50S ribosomal protein L18, with the protein MGLSINKKRSSKSKSASRGRRHLRVRKRVSGTAVRPRLVVNRSARHVFVQVVDDTKGMTVASASTLEADLRAFDGDKTAKAKRVGELVAKRAMAAGVEAVVFDRGGNKYHGRVAAIADGAREGGLAL; encoded by the coding sequence ATGGGTCTGAGCATCAACAAGAAGCGCAGCTCGAAGAGCAAGTCCGCCTCGCGTGGACGCCGCCACCTCCGGGTACGCAAGCGCGTCTCGGGTACGGCTGTCCGTCCCCGCCTGGTCGTCAACCGTTCGGCCCGCCACGTCTTCGTGCAGGTCGTCGACGACACCAAGGGCATGACTGTCGCATCAGCCTCCACCCTCGAAGCGGACCTCCGTGCATTCGACGGTGACAAGACCGCCAAGGCCAAGCGCGTTGGCGAACTCGTTGCAAAGCGTGCCATGGCTGCCGGCGTCGAGGCGGTCGTCTTCGACCGTGGCGGCAACAAGTACCACGGTCGCGTTGCAGCAATCGCAGACGGCGCACGTGAAGGTGGGCTGGCACTGTGA
- the rplE gene encoding 50S ribosomal protein L5 yields the protein MTVETAETRVLPRLKARYASEIKAALQEEFNYANVNQVPRLVKVVVNMGVGDAAKDSKLIDGAVKDLTAITGQKPQVTKARKSIAQFKLREGMPIGAHATLRGDRMWEFTDRLISLALPRIRDFRGLNGKQFDGNGNYTFGLTEQSMFHEIDQDRIDRVRGMDITVVTTAKTDAEGRALLKALGFPFKSED from the coding sequence ATGACTGTCGAAACCGCAGAAACCCGGGTTCTTCCCCGTCTCAAGGCGCGCTACGCGTCCGAGATCAAGGCCGCCCTGCAGGAAGAGTTCAACTACGCCAACGTCAACCAGGTCCCGCGCCTGGTGAAGGTCGTCGTGAACATGGGTGTCGGTGACGCCGCCAAGGACTCCAAGCTGATCGACGGGGCCGTCAAGGACCTCACCGCGATCACGGGCCAGAAGCCGCAGGTCACCAAGGCCCGCAAGTCCATCGCGCAGTTCAAGCTCCGCGAAGGAATGCCCATCGGCGCACACGCGACCCTGCGTGGCGACCGCATGTGGGAATTCACGGACCGCCTGATCTCCCTCGCACTGCCCCGTATCCGCGACTTCCGCGGCCTGAACGGCAAGCAGTTCGACGGCAACGGCAACTACACCTTCGGCCTCACGGAGCAGTCCATGTTCCACGAGATCGACCAGGACCGTATCGACCGGGTGCGTGGCATGGACATCACCGTCGTCACCACCGCCAAGACCGACGCCGAGGGCCGCGCGCTCCTCAAGGCGCTCGGCTTCCCGTTCAAATCCGAAGATTAA
- the rplX gene encoding 50S ribosomal protein L24, translating to MAQKTKLKIKKGDLVQVITGAKQERGGDRGKQGKVLKVYPDTNRVLVEGINRITKHTKVGQSQRGTKTGGIEVVEAPVHISNVAVVDPETKKPTRVGYRTETVERDGRERVVRIRVAKSSGKDL from the coding sequence ATGGCACAGAAGACAAAGCTCAAGATCAAGAAGGGTGACCTCGTCCAGGTCATCACCGGAGCCAAGCAGGAGCGCGGCGGAGACCGCGGCAAGCAGGGCAAGGTCCTGAAGGTCTACCCGGACACCAACCGTGTCCTCGTGGAAGGCATCAACCGGATCACCAAGCACACCAAGGTCGGGCAGTCGCAGCGCGGCACCAAGACCGGTGGCATCGAGGTGGTCGAGGCCCCCGTGCACATCAGCAACGTCGCGGTCGTCGATCCCGAGACCAAGAAGCCGACCCGCGTCGGATACCGCACCGAGACCGTCGAGCGCGACGGTCGCGAGCGGGTCGTCCGCATCCGCGTGGCCAAGTCATCAGGGAAGGATCTGTAA
- the rplP gene encoding 50S ribosomal protein L16, which yields MLIPRRVKFRKQHHPGRSGAATGGTEVSFGEWGIQALSPAYVTNRQIESARIAMTRHIKRGGKVWINIYPDRPLTKKPAETRMGSGKGSPEWWVANVKPGRVLFELSGVSEEVAREALRLAIHKLPLKARIVRREGGE from the coding sequence ATGCTTATCCCGCGTCGCGTCAAATTCCGCAAGCAGCACCACCCGGGTCGTTCCGGCGCTGCAACCGGCGGTACCGAGGTCAGCTTCGGCGAGTGGGGTATCCAGGCTCTGAGCCCGGCATACGTCACCAACCGCCAGATCGAGTCCGCTCGTATCGCCATGACCCGCCACATCAAGCGTGGCGGCAAGGTCTGGATCAACATCTATCCGGACCGCCCGTTGACCAAGAAGCCTGCCGAGACCCGCATGGGTTCCGGTAAGGGTTCGCCCGAGTGGTGGGTGGCCAACGTCAAGCCCGGACGTGTTCTCTTCGAACTGTCCGGCGTTTCCGAAGAGGTAGCCCGCGAAGCCCTGCGCCTCGCGATCCACAAGCTGCCGTTGAAGGCACGCATCGTGCGTCGTGAGGGTGGTGAATAG
- the rpmD gene encoding 50S ribosomal protein L30: MTAITPKNVLVSTAKLEITQIKSAIGGKQNQRDTLRSLGLKRIGHTVVREADAVTVGMINTVPHLLKVEEAN; the protein is encoded by the coding sequence ATGACCGCGATCACCCCGAAGAACGTGCTCGTGAGCACGGCGAAGCTGGAGATCACCCAGATCAAGTCCGCCATTGGCGGCAAGCAGAACCAGCGCGACACGCTGCGGTCGCTCGGTCTGAAGCGGATCGGCCACACCGTGGTCCGTGAAGCTGACGCCGTCACCGTCGGCATGATCAACACGGTTCCGCACCTCTTGAAGGTTGAGGAGGCCAACTAA
- the rpsH gene encoding 30S ribosomal protein S8: MTMTDPVADMLTRLRNANSAYHDSVSMPYSKLKARVADILKAEGYIAGWKEEEAEVGKKLTIDLKFGPDRQRSIAGIRRISKPGLRVYAKSTNLPHVLGGLGIAILSTSSGLLTDRQASKKGVGGEVLAYVW; encoded by the coding sequence ATGACAATGACAGATCCTGTCGCAGACATGCTCACGCGTCTGCGCAACGCAAACTCGGCTTACCACGACTCCGTGTCCATGCCGTACAGCAAGCTGAAGGCCCGCGTCGCGGACATCCTGAAGGCCGAGGGCTACATCGCCGGCTGGAAGGAAGAGGAAGCGGAGGTCGGCAAGAAGCTGACCATCGACCTTAAGTTCGGACCGGACCGCCAGCGTTCCATCGCCGGCATCCGCCGTATCTCCAAGCCGGGTCTGCGCGTGTACGCCAAGTCCACGAACCTGCCCCACGTGCTCGGCGGCCTCGGCATCGCCATCCTGTCCACGTCCTCCGGTCTGCTGACTGACCGCCAGGCATCCAAGAAGGGTGTAGGTGGGGAAGTCCTCGCCTACGTCTGGTAA